A stretch of Candidatus Vicinibacter affinis DNA encodes these proteins:
- a CDS encoding glycosyltransferase family 25 protein: MKFSLLQENKIPPIKTFIIHVSTAIDREHHMLQQISGRNLSYQFILDGDKDQLTEEVLDKYFTEEMKKVSNGTSCAYKHILAYEYMIKDQTDFALILEDDIELDHVKFDEVLLKIMNELKTKNISNFLISLEDSNLKYVKASERKPNQLLYPKEKGRMAGAYLLDLKAANNLLREIKNNKCALPIDWFHNHCSENNVIKIWWAHPTIACQGSLSGTMKSLIDDKPANYFRIISFKIQRLYKKIIYSMR; this comes from the coding sequence ATGAAGTTTTCCCTTCTTCAAGAAAATAAAATACCACCTATCAAAACATTCATCATTCATGTAAGCACCGCAATTGATAGGGAGCATCACATGCTTCAACAGATTTCAGGGAGAAATCTTTCGTACCAATTTATCCTGGATGGTGACAAAGACCAACTTACAGAAGAAGTGTTGGACAAATATTTTACCGAAGAAATGAAAAAGGTATCTAATGGCACCTCATGTGCCTACAAACACATCCTGGCATATGAGTACATGATCAAAGATCAAACAGATTTTGCACTAATCCTTGAAGATGACATTGAGCTCGATCACGTCAAATTTGATGAGGTACTTTTAAAAATAATGAATGAGTTAAAAACAAAAAATATTTCAAATTTTCTCATATCTCTTGAGGATTCAAATTTAAAATACGTTAAAGCCAGCGAACGTAAACCCAATCAGCTTTTATACCCTAAGGAAAAAGGAAGAATGGCAGGCGCCTATCTCCTTGACCTAAAAGCTGCCAATAACCTGCTCCGGGAAATAAAAAATAATAAATGTGCTTTACCCATTGATTGGTTCCACAACCATTGTTCCGAAAATAATGTAATAAAAATTTGGTGGGCCCATCCGACCATCGCTTGTCAGGGAAGTTTATCCGGAACGATGAAATCGCTGATTGATGACAAACCTGCCAATTACTTTAGAATTATCTCCTTTAAAATCCAAAGGTTGTATAAAAAAATAATTTATTCCATGAGATAG
- a CDS encoding T9SS type A sorting domain-containing protein codes for MRYFTSLIFLVIFFQNVLAQDSIIVQTLTRDSAGRRGVYVFPEDANQSFRKILMVYNMRCKGARVGVNSVGCGEWDYSCNTFITDSSRVDSSLATNPSYVISGFSGTPFEFRTQPVYTYYQYVQKEARFTAASNEKKYPSGAGGQQKSFNAAGGTFRGQYLFTAQELTGYGLKAGNISAIELGVLAQGASLPHFRIRMKATFDNEISSNDPHTEGWSEVYYRDNEFNTTGTKRFQFYTPFNWNGTSNILVDVSFSKFNKAAEPEFSFNELTGDRQTVVAQQAEQSLVFDGVSGQTQGGKLKQVNNEITISFWSIGTAHYQPVNNSILEVNNKEDQREINIHLPWSNGSIYFDCGNENGSYDRIEKAAGVNDYERQWVHWTFTKNAVTGIMNIYRNGRLWLSGSGKTKPIDCDVMKLGEAVASNNTYFGRIREFSVWNKELDSLTIQAWKNKTINDQHPFYNSLLLYYSMQGSGGNQITDQSPNPQAADLAVSLERHQERGDKMVMNFMNSRLRPNISFIQGTYSGFIVDDITVLDSIINGPRKVQAYKILNNNLILDSTYYLYQAGDLLVYREDGEVADAVYLDPDGALAITSLKYYRKRPAKYELLSLVTPYGNNLDLGKDGKTFVFDVTDFTPILKGRKFLSMELGGEFQEEIDLKFVFIKGTPERKVLDVANVWPFDRGYFNEIYDNTKFEPRKASLRTDAKYFNIRSSVTGHEQNGEFTSKKHFVSVNGSAAKKFQFDVWKECGANPIYPQGGTWIFDRAGWCPGAPTELFRFDLTPFATPGADMTIDYGIELPALSQANYLVSTQLVSYGPYSFKNDASLEEIKRPSTGRVEFDRLNPSCNSPLIKVRNSGENTLTALTIKYGRRGGSQLVYRWTGSIKASEEKDIELPLDVDGFWNAGTDTSLVFEVLLSSPNDQSDENSKNDYLSVPYKNVDKYGSNLHLEFKTNNVAIDNNYRIVNNKGQNVLTRNGLAANVIYRDELALPAGCYTLIVNDVANDGLSFWFYPNNGSGFARLSRKLTSNYAPLKNFNPDFGAGFQYDFVVDPLLSVNNAWQPQLLSITPNPSMDVLHVDFQDESSEQVNFQLLNFSGQLLRQEKRAGGSGIISVRWALHELPSGIYFVKIIQKDKIATRKIIKQ; via the coding sequence ATGCGTTATTTTACATCATTGATATTTTTGGTCATATTTTTTCAAAATGTGCTTGCTCAGGACAGTATAATCGTTCAGACCCTGACCAGGGACAGTGCCGGACGCCGAGGGGTTTATGTGTTTCCGGAGGATGCGAATCAATCTTTTCGAAAAATTTTGATGGTGTATAACATGCGTTGTAAGGGCGCTCGTGTAGGGGTAAACAGCGTAGGTTGCGGCGAGTGGGATTACAGTTGCAATACTTTTATTACAGACAGCAGCAGGGTGGACAGTTCTTTAGCGACCAACCCAAGTTATGTGATTTCAGGATTTAGCGGTACGCCTTTTGAATTTAGAACTCAACCGGTTTATACGTATTATCAGTATGTCCAGAAGGAAGCTCGTTTCACTGCTGCTTCCAATGAAAAAAAATATCCAAGTGGTGCAGGGGGACAACAGAAAAGCTTCAACGCTGCCGGAGGAACTTTTAGAGGGCAGTATTTATTTACTGCTCAGGAACTCACAGGTTATGGCTTGAAGGCAGGTAATATTTCGGCAATTGAACTTGGAGTTCTTGCTCAGGGGGCCTCGCTTCCACATTTTAGAATACGCATGAAAGCCACCTTTGACAATGAGATTTCTTCAAATGACCCTCATACCGAAGGTTGGTCCGAAGTATATTACCGGGACAATGAGTTTAACACGACCGGGACTAAAAGATTTCAATTTTATACGCCATTCAACTGGAACGGGACTTCAAATATCTTGGTGGATGTAAGTTTTTCTAAATTCAACAAGGCTGCAGAACCTGAATTCAGTTTTAATGAATTGACGGGAGACAGGCAAACAGTCGTTGCGCAACAGGCAGAACAAAGCCTTGTTTTTGATGGAGTAAGTGGACAAACTCAGGGTGGAAAATTAAAACAGGTCAACAATGAAATTACCATCAGTTTCTGGTCTATTGGAACGGCCCATTATCAACCGGTCAACAACAGCATTCTTGAAGTCAATAATAAAGAAGACCAGAGAGAAATAAATATTCATCTGCCTTGGAGCAACGGAAGTATTTATTTTGATTGTGGAAATGAAAATGGATCCTACGACCGGATTGAAAAGGCTGCAGGGGTGAATGATTATGAGCGCCAGTGGGTACATTGGACTTTTACAAAAAATGCGGTCACCGGTATCATGAATATCTATCGCAATGGAAGACTATGGTTGAGTGGAAGTGGAAAGACAAAACCCATTGATTGCGATGTTATGAAGTTGGGCGAAGCAGTTGCATCCAACAATACCTATTTCGGCAGAATAAGAGAGTTCAGCGTTTGGAATAAGGAATTAGATTCATTGACCATACAGGCCTGGAAGAATAAAACAATCAATGACCAACATCCTTTCTACAACAGCCTGTTGCTGTATTATTCCATGCAGGGAAGTGGCGGAAATCAGATTACTGATCAGTCACCCAATCCACAAGCGGCCGATCTGGCAGTGTCTCTGGAAAGACATCAGGAAAGAGGAGATAAAATGGTAATGAATTTTATGAACTCCAGACTGAGGCCTAATATTAGCTTTATACAGGGTACTTATAGTGGATTTATAGTGGATGATATTACGGTTTTGGATTCCATCATCAATGGTCCAAGGAAGGTGCAAGCATATAAAATCCTCAACAACAATCTCATTCTGGATTCCACTTATTATTTGTACCAGGCAGGAGACCTGTTGGTATATCGCGAGGACGGCGAAGTTGCAGATGCAGTATATTTAGATCCGGATGGCGCATTGGCCATTACAAGCCTTAAATATTATAGAAAAAGACCAGCCAAATATGAGCTGCTCTCATTAGTAACGCCCTACGGAAACAACCTGGATCTCGGAAAAGATGGAAAAACATTTGTGTTTGACGTGACCGATTTTACTCCTATTCTTAAAGGACGTAAATTTTTAAGTATGGAATTGGGAGGAGAGTTTCAGGAAGAGATTGATCTCAAGTTTGTTTTTATCAAAGGAACACCGGAAAGAAAAGTTTTGGATGTTGCAAATGTGTGGCCATTTGATCGAGGTTACTTCAATGAAATATATGACAACACTAAATTCGAACCAAGAAAAGCCAGTCTGAGAACCGATGCAAAGTATTTCAACATTCGTTCTTCAGTAACAGGTCACGAACAAAACGGAGAATTTACATCTAAAAAACATTTTGTGAGTGTGAACGGCTCAGCGGCTAAAAAATTCCAGTTTGATGTTTGGAAAGAATGTGGCGCCAATCCAATTTATCCACAAGGCGGCACCTGGATCTTTGACAGGGCAGGCTGGTGTCCGGGAGCACCTACAGAATTGTTTAGATTTGATTTAACGCCTTTTGCCACGCCGGGTGCAGATATGACCATAGATTATGGGATCGAATTACCTGCGTTGTCACAGGCCAATTATCTGGTGTCTACGCAGCTGGTGTCTTATGGTCCTTATTCATTTAAAAACGATGCTTCTCTGGAGGAGATAAAAAGACCAAGCACCGGTAGAGTTGAATTTGATCGTTTGAATCCTTCCTGCAATTCCCCTTTAATTAAAGTTAGAAATTCCGGAGAGAACACATTAACAGCACTTACTATAAAATATGGTCGCAGAGGTGGTAGCCAACTGGTTTATCGTTGGACAGGTAGCATCAAAGCTTCAGAAGAAAAAGACATTGAGCTTCCCCTGGATGTAGATGGATTTTGGAATGCTGGCACAGATACGAGTTTAGTGTTTGAGGTTTTATTAAGTAGTCCAAATGATCAGAGTGATGAAAATTCGAAAAACGATTATCTATCTGTTCCATATAAAAATGTAGACAAATATGGCAGCAACTTGCATTTGGAATTTAAAACCAACAATGTGGCGATTGACAACAACTATCGCATTGTAAACAACAAGGGGCAAAATGTATTGACTAGAAATGGATTGGCTGCAAATGTTATTTACAGGGATGAATTGGCCTTGCCGGCAGGTTGTTACACTTTAATCGTAAATGATGTTGCAAATGATGGATTGTCCTTTTGGTTTTATCCTAACAATGGTTCTGGTTTTGCAAGATTGTCCAGAAAATTAACAAGTAATTATGCGCCACTAAAAAATTTCAATCCGGATTTTGGTGCGGGATTTCAATATGATTTTGTGGTGGACCCGTTGCTGTCCGTGAACAATGCATGGCAACCTCAACTACTGAGTATTACACCCAATCCTTCAATGGATGTTCTGCATGTTGATTTTCAGGATGAAAGCAGTGAGCAGGTTAACTTTCAGTTGTTGAATTTTAGCGGACAATTGCTCAGACAGGAAAAGAGGGCTGGAGGAAGCGGAATAATATCGGTCCGTTGGGCCTTACATGAATTGCCGTCCGGAATTTACTTCGTAAAAATTATTCAAAAGGACAAAATAGCAACACGTAAAATTATAAAGCAATAA
- a CDS encoding DUF1572 family protein: protein MSPILALIKAEFNQRINSESKKRILQCLNELEAEQLTWKPNPSTNSTANLILHLCGNMRQYIIAGLGKQIDVRERSKEFSNNGPFTHEHLQTLLEQTTQQATEIVAQLKDENLYEIFHIQCFDLSGYEVISHVIEHFSYHTGQIALLCKIIKNKDLGFYKEMDLEN from the coding sequence TTGTCACCAATACTCGCATTGATTAAAGCTGAATTCAATCAACGCATCAATTCAGAATCCAAAAAAAGAATCCTGCAGTGCCTAAATGAATTAGAAGCTGAGCAACTGACCTGGAAACCAAATCCGTCAACTAACAGCACCGCAAACCTGATCTTGCATTTGTGCGGAAATATGAGACAATACATTATTGCAGGATTGGGCAAGCAAATTGATGTCAGAGAACGGAGTAAAGAATTTTCAAATAACGGACCATTCACCCATGAACATCTCCAAACTCTTCTCGAACAAACTACCCAACAAGCCACCGAGATTGTTGCACAGTTAAAGGATGAAAATTTGTATGAGATTTTTCACATTCAATGCTTTGATCTTTCCGGCTATGAAGTCATCAGCCATGTGATCGAGCATTTCTCTTACCATACCGGACAAATTGCTCTGCTGTGCAAAATCATTAAAAACAAAGACCTTGGATTTTACAAGGAAATGGATTTGGAGAATTAG
- a CDS encoding T9SS type A sorting domain-containing protein yields MKYPLFKKIFLFLFLFTEIQQVDAQKWVEQKYAISTTSDVPYAEVVDFAGNKRALKLDLSLPTDDQPPLCGRPLLLLIHGGAFLAGSKNDGLLNSGMKDFAKRGYVTASIDYRLGMFNTEKQVHCNVTQLFNAPWDCLNVTDTVEWYRAFFRAVQDGNRAIDFLLSKSELNIDKRNVFILGESAGAITALGVGFLDKQEEILSLFQKQNDALAPNLLYQDLCIRQTGYDTGIAFMNLTRPDLVADYNPASSRNYKIKGVASFYGAMFYDLFQHRNSDHDLPSLYLFHQPNDLVVSIGYKKVLQDLAACFSSLGGCQDIISRPLVAGSDLLNTRYKNLIGGVQTKAELIYDRTANNGDCLFQVLNPTSGGGHTVDNYLLRTQTVATLFAKRMDESSPCTVGNESIVKEDTKLEIFPNPGNGMVQLQTNGFIHKCEVFTIEGKRVLLRNSDDLSMNKKIDISHLSPGIYLLNVLVDNKMYMKKLMVASGKL; encoded by the coding sequence ATGAAATATCCACTTTTTAAGAAGATTTTCTTGTTTCTTTTTTTATTCACGGAAATTCAACAGGTTGACGCACAAAAGTGGGTGGAACAAAAATATGCGATCTCCACGACATCGGATGTCCCTTATGCCGAAGTAGTAGATTTTGCAGGAAACAAAAGGGCACTCAAACTTGACTTAAGTTTGCCAACTGATGATCAGCCGCCTCTTTGTGGGAGGCCATTATTGTTGCTTATTCATGGTGGGGCTTTTCTTGCAGGATCAAAGAATGATGGTTTATTAAATAGCGGCATGAAGGATTTTGCAAAAAGAGGTTATGTGACCGCCTCAATTGATTACAGATTAGGCATGTTTAATACCGAAAAGCAGGTGCATTGTAATGTAACACAATTGTTCAATGCGCCTTGGGATTGTCTGAATGTCACAGACACGGTAGAATGGTATAGAGCATTTTTTAGAGCAGTGCAAGATGGAAATCGTGCCATAGATTTTTTACTTTCAAAATCTGAGTTGAACATTGACAAAAGGAATGTTTTTATATTGGGAGAAAGTGCCGGAGCGATTACAGCACTGGGTGTTGGTTTTTTAGACAAACAAGAGGAGATACTTTCCTTGTTTCAAAAGCAAAACGATGCCCTGGCACCAAACCTTCTATATCAGGATTTGTGTATACGACAAACAGGTTACGATACCGGCATCGCATTTATGAATCTCACCAGGCCAGACCTCGTAGCGGATTATAATCCGGCAAGCAGCAGGAACTATAAAATAAAAGGAGTTGCTTCGTTTTATGGTGCCATGTTTTATGATTTATTTCAACATAGGAACTCGGATCATGATCTTCCCAGTCTTTATCTTTTTCATCAACCTAATGATCTGGTAGTTTCAATCGGATACAAAAAAGTTTTACAAGATCTGGCCGCTTGTTTCTCATCACTTGGAGGTTGCCAGGACATAATTTCAAGACCATTGGTTGCAGGTTCCGACCTGTTAAATACACGATACAAAAACCTAATTGGCGGAGTTCAGACAAAGGCTGAGTTGATTTATGACAGGACTGCAAACAATGGTGATTGTTTGTTTCAGGTTTTGAATCCTACTTCAGGAGGTGGACATACTGTGGATAATTATTTATTGAGAACACAAACCGTCGCCACTTTATTTGCTAAACGAATGGATGAATCCTCTCCCTGTACGGTAGGAAATGAATCGATTGTGAAGGAGGATACAAAGCTTGAGATTTTTCCAAATCCCGGAAATGGAATGGTACAACTGCAAACCAATGGATTTATTCATAAGTGTGAGGTTTTTACAATTGAAGGAAAGAGAGTTTTGTTGCGCAATTCGGATGATCTGTCTATGAATAAAAAAATTGACATCAGTCATTTGTCGCCGGGCATTTATTTACTGAATGTTTTAGTGGATAATAAAATGTATATGAAAAAATTAATGGTTGCTTCCGGAAAACTTTAG
- a CDS encoding MFS transporter, whose protein sequence is MFKIKEFILNSYSGIHKNVWILATAMFINRCGSIVMLFLSVYLSQELQFTIQQTGMVMAMLGLGSLAGSLLGGFLVDKIGYYKVLVSTIITSGVVLFMVSFASNFYLVCVLIFLFTATGDAFRPANITAMSSFTDESNYTRSIGLNRLAMNLGFSVAPIIGGLLALINFKAIFWVDGLTCIAAGIFIIIFIGKARRVERKNKSDYSPEEIEKEAVLSPWKDYFYLLFLLVCLLYATSFFQFFTTLPLYYKNVYGLNPKTIGLLMAMNGLGVALIEMSVIYLLENKLRNFTYIKIGCLLLILAYIMMNVWHGMWVLVVSIILITLSEILAMPFMASFCMRRANPQSMGRYMGLYSMAWAVALIIAPIIGTQLIDRYSFEVMWYCLAGVTFLAMSLMFYIKDRDRLNVESN, encoded by the coding sequence ATGTTCAAAATCAAGGAATTCATACTTAATTCTTATTCCGGCATCCATAAGAATGTGTGGATTTTGGCAACAGCCATGTTTATCAACAGATGTGGCAGTATCGTCATGCTGTTTTTAAGTGTTTACCTCAGTCAGGAATTGCAATTTACCATCCAACAAACCGGTATGGTAATGGCCATGCTTGGTTTGGGAAGCCTTGCAGGTTCATTGCTGGGTGGATTTCTGGTGGATAAAATTGGTTATTACAAAGTTCTGGTCAGCACGATCATTACTTCTGGTGTTGTACTTTTTATGGTAAGCTTTGCTTCCAACTTTTATTTGGTTTGTGTACTCATCTTTCTTTTTACTGCGACCGGTGACGCTTTCAGACCTGCGAATATTACGGCCATGAGCAGTTTTACCGATGAATCAAATTATACCAGGAGCATTGGGCTCAATCGCTTAGCCATGAACCTGGGTTTTTCAGTGGCTCCCATTATTGGAGGTTTATTGGCTTTGATCAATTTCAAAGCAATCTTTTGGGTAGATGGCCTTACGTGTATTGCAGCAGGCATATTCATCATTATTTTTATAGGCAAGGCAAGAAGAGTAGAGCGAAAAAATAAATCTGATTATTCACCCGAGGAAATTGAAAAAGAAGCGGTGTTATCTCCCTGGAAGGATTATTTTTATTTGCTCTTCCTATTGGTTTGTTTGTTGTACGCTACTTCGTTTTTTCAATTCTTCACCACTCTGCCTTTGTATTATAAAAATGTATATGGCTTAAACCCAAAAACCATTGGTCTCTTGATGGCCATGAATGGACTTGGTGTCGCTTTAATTGAAATGTCGGTAATCTATCTGCTTGAAAACAAGTTGAGGAATTTTACTTACATCAAAATCGGATGTTTATTATTGATCTTAGCTTATATTATGATGAATGTTTGGCATGGAATGTGGGTGCTCGTTGTGTCAATCATCCTCATCACCTTGAGTGAAATTTTGGCAATGCCTTTTATGGCCAGTTTTTGCATGAGGCGGGCGAATCCCCAATCCATGGGACGATATATGGGACTCTATTCCATGGCCTGGGCAGTTGCATTGATCATTGCACCCATCATCGGAACCCAATTGATTGATCGTTATAGTTTTGAAGTAATGTGGTATTGCCTTGCAGGGGTTACTTTTCTTGCAATGAGCCTGATGTTTTACATCAAAGATCGAGATAGATTGAATGTTGAATCCAACTAA
- a CDS encoding DUF1761 domain-containing protein — protein MNWIAILVAALVPMAVGFVWYHQKVMGDAWQRETGLTDERINGSNMPMIYGLSLLFAVMLAFATPMLCIHQMSVQSALMNVLQDPARADAAKMIVDKFEAGGEYANEFRTFKHGALHGVLAGIFLIFPVIATNGFFERKSFKLTMMNTAYWTIVLALMCGIVCGWQ, from the coding sequence GCTGTAGGTTTCGTATGGTATCACCAAAAAGTGATGGGGGATGCCTGGCAGAGGGAAACTGGGCTTACTGACGAAAGAATTAATGGCTCAAATATGCCAATGATCTATGGGCTTTCTTTGCTTTTTGCAGTTATGCTGGCATTCGCAACACCCATGTTGTGTATTCATCAGATGAGTGTGCAGAGTGCTTTAATGAATGTTTTGCAGGATCCTGCCCGCGCAGATGCGGCAAAGATGATAGTCGATAAGTTTGAAGCTGGAGGGGAATATGCCAATGAATTCAGAACTTTCAAACATGGAGCCTTGCATGGTGTCCTGGCCGGGATATTCTTAATCTTTCCAGTAATCGCAACAAATGGCTTTTTTGAAAGAAAATCATTTAAACTTACCATGATGAATACCGCTTATTGGACCATAGTATTGGCCCTGATGTGTGGCATTGTTTGTGGTTGGCAATAA